In a genomic window of Lycium ferocissimum isolate CSIRO_LF1 chromosome 9, AGI_CSIRO_Lferr_CH_V1, whole genome shotgun sequence:
- the LOC132029996 gene encoding carbon catabolite repressor protein 4 homolog 4-like isoform X3 produces MSKTPGPLSPKFVPAEKSEITSVSKSDGFKFSFVSYNILAQAYVKSALFPHSPGPCLKWKARSQAILTVLKSLGADFLCLQELDEYDSFYKSNIESVGYSSIYVQRSGQKRDGCGIFYKQDSAELVIEEKIDYNDLVPSIQDDTVSVDKEANLPADGEKKLVSKGDVSLKNSRADRGDINDPCVRVKRDCVGIMAAFRLKDPCHLIIVANTHLYWDPELADVKLAQARYLLSRLAQFKLLVSEKFDCSPSVVVAGDFNSLPGDQVYQYLISGSSVMGTLPESSDDVPIPLCSVYASTKGEPHFSNCTPGFTGTLDYILFSPSEDIKPVSYLELPEPGASDVQGGLPNYYHPSDHLPIGAEFELVQ; encoded by the exons ATGAGCAAGACACCTGGACCTTTGTCTCCAAAATTTGTTCCTGCCGAAAAGAGTGAAATTACTTCAGTAAGTAAATCAGATG GTTTTAAGTTCAGTTTTGTGTCATATAACATTTTGGCTCAG GCATATGTAAAGAGTGCTCTGTTTCCACACTCCCCAGGGCCTTGTCTCAA GTGGAAAGCCCGTTCACAGGCAATCCTGACAGTTCTTAAGAGCCTCGGGGCCGATTTCCTTTGCTTACAG GAATTGGATGAATATGATAGCTTCTATAAAAGTAATATAGAAAGTGTTGGCTATTCAAGTATCTACGTCCAAAGAAGTGGGCAGAAGCGTGACGGATGCGGGATCTTTTATAAGCAGGATAG TGCAGAGCTGGTCATTGAAGAGAAGATAGACTACAATGATCTTGTACCCTCAATTCAAGATGATACTGTTTCTGTGGATAAAGAGGCAAATTTACCTGctgatggagaaaaaaaattagtgtcAAAAGGTG ATGTCAGTTTGAAAAACAGTCGAGCAGATCGTGGAGACATAAATGATCCTTGTGTTAGAGTAAAACGTGACTGTGTGGGTATTATGGCGGCCTTCAGGCTGAAGGATCCTTGTCATCTTATCATTGTCGCCAACACTCACCTTTACTG GGATCCAGAATTGGCGGATGTCAAACTTGCGCAAGCTAGATACTTGCTTTCACGCTTGGCTCAATTCAAGTTACTAGTTTCTGAAAAATTTGATTGTTCGCCTTCTGTGGTTGTTGCTGGTGATTTCAACTCCCTTCCTGGGGATCAG GTATATCAGTACCTTATTTCAGGTTCCTCAGTAATGGGAACTTTGCCAGAGAGCTCAGATGATGTGCCCATTCCATTGTGCAGTGTATATGCAAGTACTAAAGGAGAACCACACTTCAGTAACTGCACTCCTGGATTTACTGGAACTCTAGATTACATATTATTTTCTCCTTCAGAGGATATCAAACCAGTTAGCTATCTCGAACTTCCAGAGCCCGGAGCGTCAGATGTTCAAGGTGGCCTACCGAATTACTATCATCCTAGTGATCATCTCCCAATTGGTGCTGAATTTGAACTAGTTCAATAG
- the LOC132029996 gene encoding carbon catabolite repressor protein 4 homolog 4-like isoform X2 translates to MLKSSFLLLPRFSLASPPHRTICFAKMSKTPGPLSPKFVPAEKSEITSVSKSDGFKFSFVSYNILAQAYVKSALFPHSPGPCLKWKARSQAILTVLKSLGADFLCLQELDEYDSFYKSNIESVGYSSIYVQRSGQKRDGCGIFYKQDSAELVIEEKIDYNDLVPSIQDDTVSVDKEANLPADGEKKLVSKDVSLKNSRADRGDINDPCVRVKRDCVGIMAAFRLKDPCHLIIVANTHLYWDPELADVKLAQARYLLSRLAQFKLLVSEKFDCSPSVVVAGDFNSLPGDQVYQYLISGSSVMGTLPESSDDVPIPLCSVYASTKGEPHFSNCTPGFTGTLDYILFSPSEDIKPVSYLELPEPGASDVQGGLPNYYHPSDHLPIGAEFELVQ, encoded by the exons ATGCTGAAAAGTTCATTCTTATTGCTTCCTCGTTTTTCTTTAGCATCTCCACCTCACAG AACAATTTGTTTTGCCAAAATGAGCAAGACACCTGGACCTTTGTCTCCAAAATTTGTTCCTGCCGAAAAGAGTGAAATTACTTCAGTAAGTAAATCAGATG GTTTTAAGTTCAGTTTTGTGTCATATAACATTTTGGCTCAG GCATATGTAAAGAGTGCTCTGTTTCCACACTCCCCAGGGCCTTGTCTCAA GTGGAAAGCCCGTTCACAGGCAATCCTGACAGTTCTTAAGAGCCTCGGGGCCGATTTCCTTTGCTTACAG GAATTGGATGAATATGATAGCTTCTATAAAAGTAATATAGAAAGTGTTGGCTATTCAAGTATCTACGTCCAAAGAAGTGGGCAGAAGCGTGACGGATGCGGGATCTTTTATAAGCAGGATAG TGCAGAGCTGGTCATTGAAGAGAAGATAGACTACAATGATCTTGTACCCTCAATTCAAGATGATACTGTTTCTGTGGATAAAGAGGCAAATTTACCTGctgatggagaaaaaaaattagtgtcAAAAG ATGTCAGTTTGAAAAACAGTCGAGCAGATCGTGGAGACATAAATGATCCTTGTGTTAGAGTAAAACGTGACTGTGTGGGTATTATGGCGGCCTTCAGGCTGAAGGATCCTTGTCATCTTATCATTGTCGCCAACACTCACCTTTACTG GGATCCAGAATTGGCGGATGTCAAACTTGCGCAAGCTAGATACTTGCTTTCACGCTTGGCTCAATTCAAGTTACTAGTTTCTGAAAAATTTGATTGTTCGCCTTCTGTGGTTGTTGCTGGTGATTTCAACTCCCTTCCTGGGGATCAG GTATATCAGTACCTTATTTCAGGTTCCTCAGTAATGGGAACTTTGCCAGAGAGCTCAGATGATGTGCCCATTCCATTGTGCAGTGTATATGCAAGTACTAAAGGAGAACCACACTTCAGTAACTGCACTCCTGGATTTACTGGAACTCTAGATTACATATTATTTTCTCCTTCAGAGGATATCAAACCAGTTAGCTATCTCGAACTTCCAGAGCCCGGAGCGTCAGATGTTCAAGGTGGCCTACCGAATTACTATCATCCTAGTGATCATCTCCCAATTGGTGCTGAATTTGAACTAGTTCAATAG
- the LOC132029996 gene encoding carbon catabolite repressor protein 4 homolog 4-like isoform X1 → MLKSSFLLLPRFSLASPPHRTICFAKMSKTPGPLSPKFVPAEKSEITSVSKSDGFKFSFVSYNILAQAYVKSALFPHSPGPCLKWKARSQAILTVLKSLGADFLCLQELDEYDSFYKSNIESVGYSSIYVQRSGQKRDGCGIFYKQDSAELVIEEKIDYNDLVPSIQDDTVSVDKEANLPADGEKKLVSKGDVSLKNSRADRGDINDPCVRVKRDCVGIMAAFRLKDPCHLIIVANTHLYWDPELADVKLAQARYLLSRLAQFKLLVSEKFDCSPSVVVAGDFNSLPGDQVYQYLISGSSVMGTLPESSDDVPIPLCSVYASTKGEPHFSNCTPGFTGTLDYILFSPSEDIKPVSYLELPEPGASDVQGGLPNYYHPSDHLPIGAEFELVQ, encoded by the exons ATGCTGAAAAGTTCATTCTTATTGCTTCCTCGTTTTTCTTTAGCATCTCCACCTCACAG AACAATTTGTTTTGCCAAAATGAGCAAGACACCTGGACCTTTGTCTCCAAAATTTGTTCCTGCCGAAAAGAGTGAAATTACTTCAGTAAGTAAATCAGATG GTTTTAAGTTCAGTTTTGTGTCATATAACATTTTGGCTCAG GCATATGTAAAGAGTGCTCTGTTTCCACACTCCCCAGGGCCTTGTCTCAA GTGGAAAGCCCGTTCACAGGCAATCCTGACAGTTCTTAAGAGCCTCGGGGCCGATTTCCTTTGCTTACAG GAATTGGATGAATATGATAGCTTCTATAAAAGTAATATAGAAAGTGTTGGCTATTCAAGTATCTACGTCCAAAGAAGTGGGCAGAAGCGTGACGGATGCGGGATCTTTTATAAGCAGGATAG TGCAGAGCTGGTCATTGAAGAGAAGATAGACTACAATGATCTTGTACCCTCAATTCAAGATGATACTGTTTCTGTGGATAAAGAGGCAAATTTACCTGctgatggagaaaaaaaattagtgtcAAAAGGTG ATGTCAGTTTGAAAAACAGTCGAGCAGATCGTGGAGACATAAATGATCCTTGTGTTAGAGTAAAACGTGACTGTGTGGGTATTATGGCGGCCTTCAGGCTGAAGGATCCTTGTCATCTTATCATTGTCGCCAACACTCACCTTTACTG GGATCCAGAATTGGCGGATGTCAAACTTGCGCAAGCTAGATACTTGCTTTCACGCTTGGCTCAATTCAAGTTACTAGTTTCTGAAAAATTTGATTGTTCGCCTTCTGTGGTTGTTGCTGGTGATTTCAACTCCCTTCCTGGGGATCAG GTATATCAGTACCTTATTTCAGGTTCCTCAGTAATGGGAACTTTGCCAGAGAGCTCAGATGATGTGCCCATTCCATTGTGCAGTGTATATGCAAGTACTAAAGGAGAACCACACTTCAGTAACTGCACTCCTGGATTTACTGGAACTCTAGATTACATATTATTTTCTCCTTCAGAGGATATCAAACCAGTTAGCTATCTCGAACTTCCAGAGCCCGGAGCGTCAGATGTTCAAGGTGGCCTACCGAATTACTATCATCCTAGTGATCATCTCCCAATTGGTGCTGAATTTGAACTAGTTCAATAG
- the LOC132029996 gene encoding carbon catabolite repressor protein 4 homolog 4-like isoform X4 has product MLKSSFLLLPRFSLASPPHRTICFAKMSKTPGPLSPKFVPAEKSEITSVSKSDGPCLKWKARSQAILTVLKSLGADFLCLQELDEYDSFYKSNIESVGYSSIYVQRSGQKRDGCGIFYKQDSAELVIEEKIDYNDLVPSIQDDTVSVDKEANLPADGEKKLVSKGDVSLKNSRADRGDINDPCVRVKRDCVGIMAAFRLKDPCHLIIVANTHLYWDPELADVKLAQARYLLSRLAQFKLLVSEKFDCSPSVVVAGDFNSLPGDQVYQYLISGSSVMGTLPESSDDVPIPLCSVYASTKGEPHFSNCTPGFTGTLDYILFSPSEDIKPVSYLELPEPGASDVQGGLPNYYHPSDHLPIGAEFELVQ; this is encoded by the exons ATGCTGAAAAGTTCATTCTTATTGCTTCCTCGTTTTTCTTTAGCATCTCCACCTCACAG AACAATTTGTTTTGCCAAAATGAGCAAGACACCTGGACCTTTGTCTCCAAAATTTGTTCCTGCCGAAAAGAGTGAAATTACTTCAGTAAGTAAATCAGATG GGCCTTGTCTCAA GTGGAAAGCCCGTTCACAGGCAATCCTGACAGTTCTTAAGAGCCTCGGGGCCGATTTCCTTTGCTTACAG GAATTGGATGAATATGATAGCTTCTATAAAAGTAATATAGAAAGTGTTGGCTATTCAAGTATCTACGTCCAAAGAAGTGGGCAGAAGCGTGACGGATGCGGGATCTTTTATAAGCAGGATAG TGCAGAGCTGGTCATTGAAGAGAAGATAGACTACAATGATCTTGTACCCTCAATTCAAGATGATACTGTTTCTGTGGATAAAGAGGCAAATTTACCTGctgatggagaaaaaaaattagtgtcAAAAGGTG ATGTCAGTTTGAAAAACAGTCGAGCAGATCGTGGAGACATAAATGATCCTTGTGTTAGAGTAAAACGTGACTGTGTGGGTATTATGGCGGCCTTCAGGCTGAAGGATCCTTGTCATCTTATCATTGTCGCCAACACTCACCTTTACTG GGATCCAGAATTGGCGGATGTCAAACTTGCGCAAGCTAGATACTTGCTTTCACGCTTGGCTCAATTCAAGTTACTAGTTTCTGAAAAATTTGATTGTTCGCCTTCTGTGGTTGTTGCTGGTGATTTCAACTCCCTTCCTGGGGATCAG GTATATCAGTACCTTATTTCAGGTTCCTCAGTAATGGGAACTTTGCCAGAGAGCTCAGATGATGTGCCCATTCCATTGTGCAGTGTATATGCAAGTACTAAAGGAGAACCACACTTCAGTAACTGCACTCCTGGATTTACTGGAACTCTAGATTACATATTATTTTCTCCTTCAGAGGATATCAAACCAGTTAGCTATCTCGAACTTCCAGAGCCCGGAGCGTCAGATGTTCAAGGTGGCCTACCGAATTACTATCATCCTAGTGATCATCTCCCAATTGGTGCTGAATTTGAACTAGTTCAATAG
- the LOC132029996 gene encoding carbon catabolite repressor protein 4 homolog 4-like isoform X5 has product MVLSSVLCHITFWLRWKARSQAILTVLKSLGADFLCLQELDEYDSFYKSNIESVGYSSIYVQRSGQKRDGCGIFYKQDSAELVIEEKIDYNDLVPSIQDDTVSVDKEANLPADGEKKLVSKGDVSLKNSRADRGDINDPCVRVKRDCVGIMAAFRLKDPCHLIIVANTHLYWDPELADVKLAQARYLLSRLAQFKLLVSEKFDCSPSVVVAGDFNSLPGDQVYQYLISGSSVMGTLPESSDDVPIPLCSVYASTKGEPHFSNCTPGFTGTLDYILFSPSEDIKPVSYLELPEPGASDVQGGLPNYYHPSDHLPIGAEFELVQ; this is encoded by the exons ATG GTTTTAAGTTCAGTTTTGTGTCATATAACATTTTGGCTCAG GTGGAAAGCCCGTTCACAGGCAATCCTGACAGTTCTTAAGAGCCTCGGGGCCGATTTCCTTTGCTTACAG GAATTGGATGAATATGATAGCTTCTATAAAAGTAATATAGAAAGTGTTGGCTATTCAAGTATCTACGTCCAAAGAAGTGGGCAGAAGCGTGACGGATGCGGGATCTTTTATAAGCAGGATAG TGCAGAGCTGGTCATTGAAGAGAAGATAGACTACAATGATCTTGTACCCTCAATTCAAGATGATACTGTTTCTGTGGATAAAGAGGCAAATTTACCTGctgatggagaaaaaaaattagtgtcAAAAGGTG ATGTCAGTTTGAAAAACAGTCGAGCAGATCGTGGAGACATAAATGATCCTTGTGTTAGAGTAAAACGTGACTGTGTGGGTATTATGGCGGCCTTCAGGCTGAAGGATCCTTGTCATCTTATCATTGTCGCCAACACTCACCTTTACTG GGATCCAGAATTGGCGGATGTCAAACTTGCGCAAGCTAGATACTTGCTTTCACGCTTGGCTCAATTCAAGTTACTAGTTTCTGAAAAATTTGATTGTTCGCCTTCTGTGGTTGTTGCTGGTGATTTCAACTCCCTTCCTGGGGATCAG GTATATCAGTACCTTATTTCAGGTTCCTCAGTAATGGGAACTTTGCCAGAGAGCTCAGATGATGTGCCCATTCCATTGTGCAGTGTATATGCAAGTACTAAAGGAGAACCACACTTCAGTAACTGCACTCCTGGATTTACTGGAACTCTAGATTACATATTATTTTCTCCTTCAGAGGATATCAAACCAGTTAGCTATCTCGAACTTCCAGAGCCCGGAGCGTCAGATGTTCAAGGTGGCCTACCGAATTACTATCATCCTAGTGATCATCTCCCAATTGGTGCTGAATTTGAACTAGTTCAATAG